One genomic window of Malaciobacter molluscorum LMG 25693 includes the following:
- a CDS encoding glycosyltransferase family 2 protein — translation MNEIKISIVIPTYNREKKVLNTIKSVIKTFDGHCEYEIIVIDDKSTDDTVLKLNKYFDKEIKNKLIKIFINKKNLGVTGSRNRGFFLSSNDFVFFLDSDDEFISNNSKHILNYLNKNIDSPMIFFRCIDEKNNFVGTRFDFEKKIEIFEYIQKGSYGEILCVINKNIVNDTPFEEELRGYEGLSLARIINKYGFAILSDVIARLYNCDGEDRLSVNSGFLRRMPLLSKGHFLMLKEFGKFMTLKSKFFYFIKAILYYIIGNIYNFMKGNK, via the coding sequence ATGAATGAAATTAAAATAAGTATAGTTATTCCTACGTATAATCGTGAAAAAAAAGTTTTAAATACAATAAAATCTGTAATAAAAACTTTTGATGGACATTGTGAATACGAAATAATTGTAATAGACGATAAATCGACTGATGATACTGTATTAAAATTAAATAAATATTTTGACAAAGAAATTAAAAATAAATTGATAAAAATTTTTATTAATAAAAAAAATTTAGGTGTAACTGGTTCTAGAAATAGAGGTTTCTTTTTATCAAGTAATGATTTTGTTTTTTTTCTTGATTCAGATGATGAATTTATAAGTAATAATAGTAAACATATATTAAATTATTTAAATAAGAATATAGATTCACCTATGATTTTTTTTCGATGTATTGATGAAAAAAATAATTTTGTTGGAACAAGATTTGATTTTGAAAAAAAGATAGAAATTTTTGAATATATTCAAAAAGGTTCTTATGGAGAGATACTTTGTGTAATTAATAAAAACATAGTTAATGATACCCCATTTGAAGAAGAATTAAGAGGTTATGAAGGATTGTCATTAGCTAGGATAATTAATAAATATGGATTTGCAATATTATCTGATGTAATAGCAAGATTATATAATTGTGATGGCGAAGATAGATTATCTGTAAATTCAGGCTTTTTAAGAAGAATGCCTTTATTATCAAAAGGTCATTTTTTGATGCTAAAAGAGTTTGGAAAATTTATGACTTTAAAAAGTAAATTTTTTTATTTTATAAAAGCAATTCTTTATTATATTATAGGAAATATATATAATTTTATGAAAGGTAATAAATGA
- a CDS encoding glycosyltransferase, translating into MIVFYNPQVDDFLAEPPHFSLLKRRALKKYAYIFNGILSENKMIEIYVDFTLSAFVPEKVFSRFPLFFRKIIVKKELSKWIKDNKLENKIKINFNYNNSFENKILFAMSYKSMENYNESRINIINKFKKSIFHLSHYHISTKMKSKNLSLLKNVYLCGDSDITVNDYFNFHFSWYKREFLIIPFFVQDRFFSKKEFSEKKDLAIATGSFHNLYDEQPAYKYEDYLDFYKQSTYHPIRKILYENKNKVKNLIDVKVSPYREKSNEIFIMKLLKKYFVAQKNYFSFDIVELYNEYKYVVVGEENIGFPAIGAFEAMACGCILIGQKEYYSGLGVEENTHFINYDGNFEDLISKVRNLQKEVEILNKISIKSQKYIKKTFSSENRYVQFKKVISEL; encoded by the coding sequence ATGATAGTTTTTTATAATCCTCAAGTTGATGATTTTTTAGCAGAACCTCCTCATTTCTCTTTACTAAAAAGAAGAGCTTTAAAAAAATATGCTTATATCTTTAATGGTATATTATCAGAAAATAAAATGATTGAAATTTATGTTGATTTTACTCTATCTGCATTTGTACCTGAAAAAGTTTTTTCTAGATTTCCTTTATTTTTTAGAAAAATAATAGTAAAAAAAGAGTTAAGTAAATGGATAAAAGATAATAAATTAGAAAATAAAATAAAAATAAATTTTAATTATAATAACTCTTTTGAAAATAAAATTTTATTTGCAATGTCTTATAAATCTATGGAAAACTACAATGAAAGTAGAATTAATATAATTAATAAATTTAAGAAATCAATATTTCATCTTAGCCACTATCATATATCAACAAAAATGAAATCAAAAAATTTGTCATTATTAAAAAATGTTTATCTTTGTGGTGATTCTGATATTACTGTAAATGATTATTTTAATTTTCATTTTTCTTGGTATAAAAGAGAATTTTTGATTATTCCTTTCTTTGTTCAAGATAGATTCTTTTCTAAAAAAGAGTTTTCAGAAAAAAAAGATTTAGCTATAGCAACTGGTTCTTTTCATAATTTATATGATGAACAGCCTGCTTATAAATATGAAGATTATTTAGACTTTTATAAACAATCAACTTATCATCCCATTAGAAAAATATTATATGAAAATAAAAATAAAGTTAAAAATTTGATAGATGTCAAAGTTAGTCCATATCGAGAAAAATCAAATGAAATCTTTATAATGAAATTATTAAAAAAATATTTTGTAGCACAAAAAAATTATTTTAGTTTTGATATTGTGGAGTTATATAATGAGTATAAATATGTTGTAGTAGGAGAAGAAAATATAGGTTTCCCTGCTATTGGAGCTTTTGAAGCAATGGCATGTGGATGTATCCTAATTGGACAAAAAGAATATTATTCTGGTTTGGGGGTAGAGGAAAATACACATTTTATTAATTATGATGGGAATTTTGAAGATTTAATTTCTAAAGTAAGAAATTTACAAAAAGAAGTAGAAATATTAAATAAGATTTCAATAAAATCTCAAAAATATATAAAAAAAACATTTTCATCTGAAAATAGATATGTCCAATTTAAAAAGGTTATTAGTGAATTATAA
- a CDS encoding O-antigen polymerase, whose protein sequence is MNYNLTFIKKLFAFILIIFVFIGAFLFYQKDFQYWSLYYYSTVFITIIYLYKNIPFCYFFSFLFIIFQLIGITFSVIPFLYFDLELEGLNKALFLHSLSLCFTVAINILFFSKYRVKLTVKNSLFDTPAWSKFILINKRIFYFTLPFVFLAMYFSNGWKSFFGIEGYDRVASMKGMGFLMIFSVINVGSAIFLVLNNFYKKNYLNILFPLFSILVINGFTQGRNNLIWLIFTAFFVLGVFNKINKKTIIYFFFLGLLIVFYKIMRYNPNENQFSLLLTFFLNFTGDFDVVIRTTNLLNYIEKNDFFGLYHIWSQLLVYLPRTIFPDKPQILGNLYLNALVFPGVYTGGIGSTGFTFGVISVLYSITGISFALLLLFLSCFVFIKFDNYIYKEIVNKRLSIFFVIYFFLLQNVIIYYREWSTGITNILLYSFIYIFFYTIFKFNWTKG, encoded by the coding sequence GTGAATTATAATTTAACTTTCATAAAAAAATTATTTGCATTTATTTTAATCATTTTTGTTTTTATTGGTGCTTTTTTATTTTATCAAAAAGATTTTCAATATTGGTCTTTATACTATTATAGTACAGTTTTTATAACAATAATTTATTTGTATAAGAATATTCCTTTTTGTTATTTTTTTTCATTTTTATTTATTATATTTCAATTGATTGGGATAACTTTTTCAGTTATTCCATTTTTATATTTTGACCTTGAATTAGAAGGACTAAATAAAGCTTTATTTCTTCACTCTTTATCACTTTGTTTTACTGTTGCAATAAATATTTTGTTCTTTTCCAAATATAGAGTTAAATTAACAGTAAAAAATAGTTTATTTGATACACCTGCTTGGAGTAAATTTATTTTAATAAATAAAAGAATATTTTATTTTACTCTACCTTTTGTTTTTCTTGCAATGTATTTTTCTAATGGTTGGAAAAGTTTCTTTGGAATAGAAGGCTATGACCGAGTTGCAAGTATGAAAGGCATGGGCTTTTTAATGATTTTTTCTGTTATTAATGTTGGAAGTGCAATTTTTTTAGTACTAAATAATTTTTATAAAAAAAATTATTTAAATATTCTTTTTCCTTTATTCTCTATTTTAGTTATTAATGGTTTTACTCAAGGAAGAAATAATTTAATATGGTTGATATTTACAGCTTTTTTCGTATTAGGAGTTTTTAATAAAATAAATAAAAAGACTATAATTTATTTTTTCTTTTTAGGATTATTGATAGTTTTTTATAAAATAATGAGATATAATCCAAATGAAAATCAATTTTCTCTGCTTTTGACTTTTTTCTTAAATTTTACAGGTGACTTTGATGTTGTAATTAGAACAACAAATCTTTTAAATTATATAGAAAAAAATGATTTTTTTGGATTATACCATATTTGGTCACAGTTATTAGTATATTTACCTCGAACTATATTTCCAGACAAACCTCAAATATTAGGGAATCTTTATTTAAATGCTTTAGTCTTTCCTGGTGTTTATACAGGAGGTATTGGTAGTACAGGATTTACTTTTGGTGTTATTTCAGTACTTTATTCTATTACAGGAATTTCATTTGCCTTATTACTTTTATTTTTATCCTGTTTTGTATTTATAAAATTTGATAATTATATATATAAAGAAATTGTAAATAAAAGATTGAGTATATTTTTTGTTATTTACTTTTTTTTACTTCAGAATGTTATTATATATTATAGAGAATGGTCTACTGGAATAACAAATATATTATTGTACTCTTTTATATATATTTTCTTTTATACAATATTTAAATTTAATTGGACTAAAGGTTAA
- the asnB gene encoding asparagine synthase (glutamine-hydrolyzing) produces MCGIVGFIDKNKNIDILDDMLKIQSYRGPDDSGIYFDEKSGVHFGHNRLSIQDLSSHGHQPFISDCENYVIVFNGEVYNFKSIKNELKELGYKFISNSDTEVILYSYKHWGIKCIDKFIGMFAFSILDKIKNKLFLVRDRAGVKPLYYYKNKDQFIFSSEIKSFHKHPKFKKEQNLEVLPYFFQFGYIPAPYTIFKNCFKLEAGHYLEYDIKNYKFQITKYWDVNDFYLQEKNSKNEGDIKNDIEKILNDAINLRMVSDVPVGVFLSGGYDSSLVASILAKKQGKKINTFTIGFDDEKYNEAKHAKTIAEYLGTNHTEYYMKNSDMLDLVEKLPFYYDEPFGDSSALPTMIVSKIAKKTVTVALSADGGDEAFCGYSKYFFLNKFQNIFSNSFKREVLKTGLNLFSADSVEYINEKLPKNLKQTNIKDKYTKFQRAINSDSLEEMFENASSYVDKKEIKKFLSISKNEKLFKKWQNIGNIEFLNQMMAIDYKLFMNDDVLTKVDRATMSVSLEGREPLLDHRIIEYMARVPLNIKYKNNQGKYILRQVLYKYLPKDMVDKPKSGFQIPLNEWLRKELKPLVIKYLDNTKLNEDIFNIKEINLLKKKFFAGVDVGTTIWFILMYQMWKEKWFD; encoded by the coding sequence ATGTGTGGAATAGTTGGATTTATAGATAAAAATAAAAACATAGATATTTTAGATGATATGCTGAAAATTCAATCATATCGTGGTCCAGACGATAGTGGAATTTATTTTGATGAAAAAAGTGGAGTACACTTTGGACATAATAGACTTTCGATACAAGATTTAAGTTCTCATGGACATCAACCTTTTATAAGTGATTGTGAAAATTATGTGATTGTTTTCAATGGAGAAGTTTATAACTTTAAAAGCATAAAAAATGAACTTAAAGAACTAGGATATAAATTTATCTCAAACAGTGATACAGAGGTTATACTTTATAGTTATAAGCACTGGGGCATAAAGTGTATTGATAAATTTATAGGAATGTTTGCTTTCTCAATACTTGATAAAATAAAAAATAAACTATTTTTAGTACGAGATAGAGCAGGGGTGAAACCATTATATTATTATAAAAACAAAGATCAATTTATTTTTTCATCTGAAATTAAATCATTTCATAAACATCCAAAATTTAAAAAAGAGCAAAACTTAGAAGTGTTACCTTATTTTTTTCAGTTTGGATATATACCTGCTCCATATACAATATTTAAAAATTGTTTTAAACTTGAAGCTGGACATTATTTAGAGTATGATATTAAAAATTATAAATTTCAAATTACTAAGTATTGGGATGTAAATGATTTTTATTTACAAGAAAAAAACTCTAAAAATGAAGGTGATATAAAAAATGATATAGAGAAAATTCTAAATGATGCTATTAATCTTAGAATGGTATCAGATGTACCTGTAGGGGTATTTTTAAGTGGTGGTTATGATAGTTCTTTGGTAGCCTCTATATTGGCTAAAAAACAAGGAAAAAAAATCAATACTTTTACTATAGGTTTTGATGATGAAAAATATAATGAAGCAAAACATGCTAAAACAATAGCTGAGTATCTTGGTACAAATCATACAGAATATTATATGAAAAATAGTGATATGTTAGATTTAGTAGAGAAATTGCCATTTTATTATGATGAACCTTTTGGTGATAGTTCTGCTCTTCCTACTATGATAGTATCTAAAATAGCAAAAAAAACTGTAACAGTTGCATTAAGTGCAGATGGTGGAGATGAAGCTTTTTGTGGATATAGCAAATACTTTTTTCTTAATAAATTTCAAAATATATTTTCAAATAGTTTTAAAAGAGAAGTATTAAAAACAGGATTAAACCTCTTTAGTGCAGATAGTGTTGAATATATAAATGAAAAACTGCCTAAAAATTTAAAACAAACAAATATTAAAGATAAATATACTAAATTTCAAAGAGCTATAAATAGTGATAGTTTGGAAGAGATGTTTGAAAATGCAAGTAGTTATGTAGATAAGAAAGAAATAAAGAAGTTTTTATCTATAAGTAAAAATGAGAAATTATTTAAAAAATGGCAAAATATAGGAAATATTGAGTTTCTAAATCAGATGATGGCTATTGATTATAAACTCTTTATGAATGATGATGTTCTTACTAAAGTTGACCGTGCTACTATGAGTGTGAGTCTAGAAGGAAGAGAACCCTTACTTGACCATAGAATTATAGAGTATATGGCAAGAGTTCCTTTAAATATAAAATATAAAAATAATCAAGGAAAATATATATTAAGACAAGTACTTTATAAATATCTTCCAAAAGATATGGTTGATAAACCTAAGTCAGGATTTCAAATACCTCTTAATGAATGGCTTAGAAAAGAATTAAAACCTTTAGTAATAAAGTATTTAGATAATACTAAACTCAATGAAGATATTTTTAATATAAAAGAAATAAATCTTTTAAAGAAAAAATTTTTTGCTGGAGTTGATGTAGGTACAACTATATGGTTTATTTTAATGTATCAAATGTGGAAGGAAAAATGGTTTGACTAA
- a CDS encoding glycosyltransferase family 4 protein, producing MTKKILFVINVDWFFISHRLPIAIEAMKKGYEVNLACSITDKKEYLESLGIIVHPLKLSRSGTSILSEISIFIKIYKLLKDLSSDITHFVTIKPVLYGGIVSRFLNLNKKVFSISGLGFIFINQGLKASLVRSVVKLMYKVALKGKNSHVIVQNPDDKKIVNSLVKQPISLIRGSGVDLNKYKYKGENNTEDIKISMACRLLKDKGVFEYIEAAKIIKQKLPNVNFELFGDIDIHNPASLTPTDIENIKSDGFVKVYGFINNISEVFSESNIVVLPSYREGLPKVLIEAAACGRAVVTTDVTGCRDAIEPNKTGLLCKVKDAKSLAENIEKLIKDKELRNSMGKEGRLLAQKEFDINIVVKKHFEIYEGK from the coding sequence TTGACTAAAAAAATATTATTTGTAATAAATGTTGATTGGTTTTTTATATCTCATAGATTACCAATAGCAATTGAAGCAATGAAAAAAGGCTATGAAGTTAATCTTGCTTGCTCAATAACAGACAAAAAAGAGTATTTAGAAAGTCTTGGAATAATTGTTCATCCCTTAAAATTATCTCGAAGTGGAACAAGTATTTTATCTGAAATAAGTATTTTTATCAAAATTTATAAATTATTAAAAGATCTCTCATCAGATATTACACATTTTGTGACAATCAAACCTGTACTTTATGGTGGCATTGTATCAAGATTTTTAAATTTAAATAAAAAAGTATTCTCTATTTCTGGATTAGGTTTTATATTTATTAATCAAGGATTAAAAGCATCACTTGTAAGAAGTGTAGTAAAACTAATGTATAAAGTTGCATTAAAAGGTAAGAACTCACATGTTATAGTTCAAAATCCAGATGATAAAAAAATAGTAAATTCTTTAGTTAAACAACCTATTTCATTGATAAGAGGTTCTGGCGTAGATTTAAATAAGTATAAATATAAAGGAGAGAATAATACTGAAGATATTAAAATTTCAATGGCTTGTAGATTATTAAAAGATAAGGGAGTTTTTGAATATATTGAAGCCGCAAAAATTATAAAACAAAAGTTGCCAAATGTTAATTTTGAACTTTTTGGAGATATAGATATTCATAATCCTGCAAGTTTAACTCCTACAGATATAGAAAATATAAAAAGTGATGGATTTGTAAAAGTATATGGATTTATTAATAATATATCTGAAGTATTTAGTGAATCAAATATAGTAGTATTACCTTCATATAGAGAAGGATTACCTAAAGTTCTTATTGAAGCTGCAGCTTGTGGTAGAGCTGTAGTAACAACTGATGTTACAGGATGTAGAGATGCAATAGAGCCAAATAAAACTGGACTTTTATGTAAAGTAAAAGATGCAAAATCATTAGCTGAAAATATAGAAAAATTAATAAAAGATAAAGAACTCAGAAATAGTATGGGAAAAGAAGGAAGATTATTAGCTCAAAAAGAGTTTGATATAAATATAGTCGTTAAAAAACATTTTGAAATATATGAGGGTAAATGA
- a CDS encoding NAD-dependent epimerase/dehydratase family protein, with translation MKKLLITGSSGFIGSYFINKYKKDYHIKTFSFRNNDINSLDCSEIDVVVHLSALVHQMGGATIDEYEKINVIQTLKLANKAKQSGIKHFIFMSTVKVYGEETSNCYKQDTLCNPVDEYGVSKLKVENELLKLQDENFKVSIIRTPIVYGYGVKANIKSLVSLVNKVPILPLGKIKNSRTMIYIGNLCFFIDEIIKQKKEGTFLVGDDESLSTTKLCEEIAKSLNKNVWLIKVPFFESLLKLLKPSFHKRLYKSLEVDNSETKKRLKVELPYNTADGIRYMIKGEK, from the coding sequence ATGAAGAAACTTCTAATCACAGGCTCATCAGGTTTTATTGGAAGCTACTTTATAAATAAGTATAAAAAAGATTATCATATAAAAACTTTTAGTTTTAGAAATAATGATATTAATTCTTTAGATTGTAGTGAAATTGATGTAGTTGTTCATTTATCTGCATTAGTTCATCAAATGGGTGGAGCTACTATTGATGAGTATGAAAAAATAAATGTAATACAAACTCTAAAACTTGCAAATAAAGCAAAGCAGTCGGGAATAAAACATTTTATTTTTATGAGTACTGTTAAAGTTTATGGAGAAGAAACAAGTAATTGTTATAAGCAAGATACTTTATGTAATCCAGTTGATGAATATGGAGTAAGTAAATTAAAAGTAGAAAATGAATTATTAAAACTTCAAGATGAAAACTTTAAAGTAAGCATCATTAGAACTCCTATTGTTTATGGTTATGGTGTAAAAGCAAATATCAAATCTCTTGTAAGTTTAGTAAATAAAGTACCTATTTTACCACTTGGTAAAATTAAAAATAGTAGAACTATGATTTATATAGGGAATTTGTGTTTTTTTATAGATGAAATAATAAAGCAAAAAAAAGAAGGTACTTTTTTAGTAGGAGATGATGAGTCTTTAAGTACTACAAAATTATGTGAAGAGATAGCAAAATCATTAAATAAAAATGTTTGGCTGATAAAAGTACCATTTTTTGAAAGTTTATTAAAACTACTTAAGCCATCATTTCATAAAAGACTTTATAAAAGTTTAGAAGTTGATAACAGTGAGACAAAAAAGAGACTTAAAGTTGAGTTACCATATAATACAGCTGATGGAATACGATATATGATAAAAGGTGAAAAATAG
- a CDS encoding MraY family glycosyltransferase: MIYLGLFILSFVLTYLIKNFYIKKSLVAQVNERSSHTTPTPHGGGIAIAICWFIGLFILYFENSIDTSLFYSLLVGIIISFVSFFDDLFELSPKLRLFVQALVAVLGIYFLGGFNSLDFGLFSIENQIFTNIFAFFMIIWFINLYNFLDGIDGYAGSEAIFLALAGFVLFADSHFLVIVACVAGFLILNWHKAKIFMGDVGSTLLGYNVAIFTIYYSNYESSNFWVWIILFSLFWFDATFTLIRRKLNKEKLSQAHKKHAYQRLHQSGWKHDKIVIASIFVNILLFGLIFSISNVFISFIFAMIMLYAIMKYIDKRKAFN; encoded by the coding sequence ATGATTTATTTAGGATTATTTATATTATCTTTTGTGTTGACTTATTTGATTAAGAATTTTTATATCAAAAAGTCACTTGTTGCACAAGTAAATGAGAGAAGTTCTCATACTACTCCAACTCCTCATGGTGGTGGTATTGCAATTGCTATTTGTTGGTTTATTGGGCTTTTTATTTTATATTTTGAAAATAGTATAGATACAAGTCTTTTTTATTCACTTTTAGTAGGTATTATCATCTCTTTTGTTAGTTTTTTTGATGATTTATTTGAGTTAAGTCCTAAATTAAGACTTTTTGTTCAAGCTTTAGTTGCAGTATTAGGTATTTATTTTCTTGGTGGATTTAATAGTTTAGATTTTGGATTATTTAGTATAGAAAATCAAATTTTTACGAATATTTTTGCTTTTTTTATGATTATATGGTTTATAAATCTTTATAATTTTCTTGATGGTATTGATGGGTATGCAGGAAGTGAAGCCATATTTTTAGCACTTGCAGGATTTGTATTGTTTGCAGATAGTCACTTTTTAGTAATTGTTGCTTGTGTTGCAGGATTTTTAATATTAAATTGGCATAAAGCAAAGATATTTATGGGTGATGTTGGAAGTACTCTTTTGGGATATAATGTTGCTATTTTTACAATATATTACTCAAATTATGAGAGTTCAAATTTTTGGGTTTGGATAATTTTGTTTTCTCTTTTTTGGTTTGATGCAACTTTTACTCTTATTAGAAGAAAATTAAATAAAGAAAAACTATCTCAAGCACATAAAAAACATGCATATCAAAGACTTCATCAATCAGGATGGAAACATGATAAGATTGTAATAGCTTCTATTTTTGTAAATATATTACTTTTTGGATTAATTTTTTCTATATCTAATGTTTTTATTTCTTTTATATTTGCTATGATTATGTTATATGCTATTATGAAATATATAGATAAACGAAAGGCTTTTAATTAA
- the pglF gene encoding UDP-N-acetylglucosamine 4,6-dehydratase (configuration-retaining), with protein MFSIDKRVLNFFVILILSFITFWWTFFIFHLPFSYDVILGVICVRLIASLLIFKDFSLSWSKATQKTFLMKSIVYIVAFIVYMPFYYGNYRLAFMASELAFYLFAINFSMYAYYYFINRCKIDKTKVVVIYGAGKAGIKLEEEFRNSEYKIKYFVDDEKILQKRTIDAIPILSKKVLKRKMANEKYDLLVIAMPSAPKERIKEIYNSLSDFFKEIRVLPSLEEILENKDFSSQLKDITVEDLLARHPQDLDKQKIQDFIKDKVVLITGAGGSIGSEISRQCKKYGAKQLILLDHSEFNLYKITEELGCSFVIPVMQTVRNLGFVENTFKKYKPQIVIHAAAYKHVPLVEENVIEGISNNIMGTKNCIDLSIKYEVEKFVLISTDKAVRPTNVMGTTKRICELYAQNVKSNKTEIVAVRFGNVLGSSGSVIPKFKSQIQNGGPITVTHPDITRYFMLIPEACELVLQAASIGKGGEIFILDMGEPVKIVDLAKKMITLSGNDDIKIEFCGLRAGEKLYEELLINDSDKKTDYDSIMVAKPTPYEIDKLNDDINELLVCKDKIKKLKEIVPEFTHKA; from the coding sequence ATGTTTAGTATTGATAAGAGAGTTTTAAATTTCTTTGTTATTTTGATATTGTCTTTTATTACATTTTGGTGGACTTTTTTTATATTTCATCTTCCTTTTTCTTATGATGTAATTCTTGGTGTTATTTGTGTTAGGCTTATTGCCTCACTTTTAATATTTAAAGATTTTTCATTATCTTGGAGTAAAGCAACACAAAAAACTTTTTTGATGAAAAGTATAGTATATATTGTAGCTTTTATAGTTTATATGCCTTTTTATTATGGAAATTATAGACTTGCTTTTATGGCATCAGAGCTTGCATTTTATCTTTTTGCTATAAATTTTTCTATGTATGCGTACTATTATTTTATCAATAGATGTAAAATAGATAAGACGAAAGTTGTTGTTATTTATGGAGCAGGAAAAGCTGGAATTAAACTTGAAGAAGAGTTTAGAAATAGTGAATATAAAATAAAGTATTTTGTAGATGATGAAAAAATTTTACAAAAAAGAACAATTGATGCAATTCCTATTCTTTCAAAAAAAGTTTTAAAAAGAAAAATGGCCAATGAAAAGTATGATTTACTTGTAATTGCAATGCCTAGTGCCCCTAAAGAAAGAATAAAAGAGATTTATAACAGTTTAAGTGATTTTTTTAAAGAAATTAGAGTTTTACCTTCTCTTGAGGAGATACTTGAAAATAAAGATTTTAGTTCTCAACTAAAAGATATAACAGTAGAAGACCTGCTTGCTAGACATCCACAAGATTTAGATAAGCAAAAAATACAAGATTTTATAAAAGACAAAGTTGTATTAATCACAGGAGCTGGTGGAAGTATTGGTAGTGAAATAAGCAGACAATGTAAAAAATATGGAGCAAAGCAGTTAATCCTTTTAGATCATAGTGAATTTAACTTATATAAAATCACAGAAGAGTTAGGTTGTTCTTTTGTAATTCCTGTCATGCAAACAGTAAGAAATTTAGGCTTTGTTGAAAACACTTTTAAAAAGTACAAACCGCAAATTGTTATTCATGCAGCTGCATATAAGCATGTACCATTAGTAGAAGAAAATGTAATTGAAGGTATATCAAATAACATTATGGGTACAAAAAATTGTATTGATTTATCTATTAAATATGAAGTAGAAAAGTTTGTACTTATTTCAACTGATAAAGCAGTAAGACCTACAAATGTTATGGGAACAACTAAACGTATTTGTGAACTTTATGCTCAAAATGTAAAATCAAATAAAACAGAAATTGTTGCAGTAAGATTTGGAAATGTACTTGGAAGTAGTGGAAGTGTTATTCCTAAATTTAAATCACAAATACAAAATGGTGGACCAATTACTGTAACGCATCCTGATATCACAAGATACTTTATGCTTATTCCTGAAGCTTGTGAATTAGTGCTACAAGCTGCAAGTATAGGAAAAGGCGGTGAGATATTTATTCTTGATATGGGGGAACCTGTAAAAATTGTAGATTTAGCTAAAAAGATGATAACGCTAAGTGGAAATGACGATATAAAAATAGAGTTTTGTGGTCTAAGAGCTGGTGAAAAACTTTATGAAGAACTTCTTATTAATGATAGTGATAAAAAAACAGATTATGATTCTATTATGGTTGCCAAACCAACACCTTACGAAATTGATAAATTAAATGATGATATAAATGAACTTTTAGTTTGTAAAGATAAGATAAAAAAACTAAAAGAGATAGTTCCCGAATTTACTCACAAAGCATAA